From one Terriglobia bacterium genomic stretch:
- the lsrF gene encoding 3-hydroxy-5-phosphonooxypentane-2,4-dione thiolase, which translates to MSRLPGEHAMDWGLANRMARILKPDTGRTVMLAVDHGYFLGPTGGLEEPGKTIVPLLPYADSLMLTRGVLRGCVPPQSDVPIVLRISGGTSILRELSQEGLTVAFEDAIRLNVAAITMSIFVGTEGERETLLNLSKAVDAGEKYGIPVLAVTAVGKDMVRDARYLGLACRIAAELGAHMVKTYHCEGFAELVRSTPVPVVIAGGKKLPERDAIELAWKAVRDGARGCRARQPKRITKGRCSLITLNRSRPLPLAKTKD; encoded by the coding sequence ATGAGCCGCCTTCCAGGAGAACACGCCATGGACTGGGGACTCGCCAACCGGATGGCCCGCATCCTGAAGCCCGACACCGGCCGCACCGTGATGCTCGCGGTGGACCACGGCTACTTCCTCGGGCCGACCGGCGGCCTCGAGGAGCCCGGGAAGACCATCGTCCCGCTCCTCCCGTACGCCGACTCGCTCATGCTGACCCGCGGCGTGCTGCGCGGGTGCGTGCCGCCGCAGTCGGACGTCCCGATCGTGCTTCGGATCTCGGGGGGCACGAGCATCCTGCGCGAGCTGTCCCAGGAGGGGCTGACGGTCGCGTTCGAGGACGCGATTCGCCTCAACGTCGCCGCGATCACGATGTCGATCTTCGTCGGAACGGAGGGGGAGCGCGAGACGCTCCTGAATCTCTCCAAAGCGGTGGACGCCGGGGAAAAGTACGGCATCCCGGTGCTCGCGGTGACCGCAGTGGGCAAGGACATGGTGCGCGACGCGAGGTACCTCGGCCTCGCCTGCCGGATCGCGGCGGAGCTGGGCGCGCACATGGTCAAGACCTACCACTGCGAGGGGTTCGCGGAGCTGGTGCGGAGCACGCCCGTCCCGGTGGTGATCGCCGGCGGGAAGAAGCTCCCCGAGCGCGACGCGATCGAGCTGGCGTGGAAGGCGGTGCGCGACGGCGCGCGGGGCTGCAGGGCCAGGCAGCCCAAAAGGATCACAAAAGGCAGGTGCAGTCTTATCACGCTAAATCGCTCCCGGCCCCTGCCCTTGGCCAAAACAAAGGACT
- a CDS encoding DUF421 domain-containing protein, whose protein sequence is MLKDMFVMGLPLAEKVARPIVVYFFLVAGLRLAGKRELAQLNPFDLVVLLLLSNTVQNSIIGNDNSVTGGLVGAATLLLLNWFVVRFLFKHERLERLVEGEETVLLEEGRLLEDRCEKEVITRAELEEAAHKQGFGSLDEVERAVLEPGGGLTFVAKKPEPEESRHREVVARLDDLQREIQGLRAALR, encoded by the coding sequence ATGCTCAAGGACATGTTCGTCATGGGGCTGCCGCTCGCCGAGAAGGTCGCGCGGCCGATCGTCGTCTACTTCTTCCTGGTGGCGGGCCTCAGGCTCGCGGGGAAGCGGGAGCTGGCGCAGCTCAACCCGTTCGACCTCGTGGTCCTGCTCCTCCTGTCCAACACGGTGCAGAACTCGATCATCGGGAACGACAACTCGGTCACCGGCGGCCTCGTGGGAGCGGCGACGCTGCTCCTGTTGAACTGGTTCGTGGTGCGGTTCCTGTTCAAGCACGAGCGGCTGGAGCGCCTGGTCGAGGGGGAGGAGACCGTCCTGCTCGAAGAAGGACGGCTTCTTGAAGACCGGTGCGAGAAGGAAGTGATCACGCGCGCCGAGCTGGAGGAGGCCGCGCACAAGCAGGGGTTCGGTTCGCTCGACGAGGTGGAGCGCGCCGTGCTCGAGCCCGGCGGCGGGCTGACCTTCGTCGCGAAGAAGCCGGAGCCCGAGGAGTCGCGCCACCGGGAGGTCGTGGCGCGCCTCGACGACCTGCAGCGGGAGATCCAGGGGCTGCGCGCCGCACTGCGCTAG
- a CDS encoding N(4)-(beta-N-acetylglucosaminyl)-L-asparaginase, producing MSAKLTRREFVRTGAAAGAAIAAVPLLAQGPAVVAPRGPKPIVIASANGNRFKYGGPRTCVEEAFARLVRGEDVLDAVLGGVNLVELDPEDISVGYGGLPNADGVVQLDASCMHGPKRQAGGVAALEGVRTPSLVAKAVMVHTDHHLVVGKDAQAFARRMGFKIEDDLNTDRSRALWLEWKRRIDPDHWLDPDRRSDAADRARRQMVAEGLVDPDHVYGTINCDALSSQGEIAGATTTSGLAWKIPGRVGDSPILGAGLYVDGEVGAAGSTGRGEANLYHLSSFFIVECLRRGMNPKDAAVEALKRVRAGTVAKRLLNPRGLPGFNLQFYVLDTKGQYAGASFYAGTAGQYAVCDENGAKNVALEVMFPGSPTE from the coding sequence ATGAGCGCGAAGCTGACCCGCAGGGAGTTCGTCAGGACGGGAGCGGCCGCGGGAGCGGCGATCGCCGCGGTGCCGCTCCTGGCACAGGGACCCGCGGTCGTCGCGCCGCGCGGCCCCAAGCCGATCGTGATCGCTTCGGCCAACGGGAACCGGTTCAAGTACGGCGGGCCGCGCACCTGCGTCGAGGAGGCGTTCGCCAGGCTCGTGCGCGGCGAGGACGTCCTCGACGCGGTGCTCGGGGGGGTCAACCTCGTCGAGCTGGATCCGGAGGACATCTCCGTCGGCTACGGGGGACTCCCGAATGCCGACGGCGTCGTCCAGCTGGACGCGTCGTGCATGCACGGGCCGAAGCGGCAGGCCGGTGGGGTCGCGGCGCTCGAGGGGGTGCGGACCCCGTCCCTGGTCGCGAAGGCTGTGATGGTGCACACCGACCACCACCTCGTGGTCGGGAAGGACGCGCAGGCCTTCGCCAGGAGGATGGGGTTCAAGATCGAGGACGACCTGAACACCGACAGGTCGCGCGCCCTCTGGCTCGAGTGGAAGCGGCGCATCGATCCCGACCACTGGCTCGACCCCGACCGTCGCTCCGACGCGGCGGATCGCGCGAGGCGGCAGATGGTCGCCGAGGGGCTCGTGGACCCCGATCACGTCTACGGAACGATCAACTGCGACGCCCTGTCGTCCCAGGGGGAGATCGCGGGCGCCACCACGACCAGCGGTCTCGCGTGGAAGATCCCCGGGCGCGTCGGGGACTCGCCGATCCTCGGCGCCGGCCTCTACGTGGACGGCGAGGTGGGAGCGGCCGGCTCCACCGGCCGCGGCGAGGCCAACCTCTACCACCTGTCGTCGTTCTTCATCGTGGAATGCCTGCGTCGCGGGATGAACCCGAAGGACGCGGCGGTCGAGGCGCTCAAGCGCGTCCGGGCGGGGACCGTCGCGAAGCGCCTCCTGAACCCGCGCGGGCTTCCTGGCTTCAACCTCCAGTTCTACGTCCTCGACACGAAGGGGCAGTACGCCGGAGCGTCCTTCTACGCGGGCACCGCCGGGCAGTACGCGGTGTGCGACGAAAACGGGGCCAAGAACGTCGCGCTCGAGGTCATGTTCCCGGGGAGCCCCACGGAGTAG
- a CDS encoding lipase maturation factor family protein — protein sequence MAQDGPTHAFRVATPPGSKPLLVFDGDCGFCRRWIGRWRGATGDRVDYAPYQEAASRFPEIPRTSFEHAVHLIDTDGGVTSGAEAVFGALARVPGRGGALWAYRRVPGFRGVSERLYRGVAAHRPLLSRLTLLLVGSGREPSRYAISRDLFLRLLGVSYLCAFVSLGTQIRGLVGSEGILPAAPFLDAVSRHYGAERFWLLPTFCWVDASDAFLCFLCWGGAAVSVLVIAGVLTAPALFLAWAGYLSLVVACRVFLNFQWDALLLEAGFLAIFLAPWRSWHRFPCPDPPPRVPLALLRWLLFRLLFSSGVVKLSSGDPTWRSLAALDYHYWTQPLPTWVGWYAHLLPGWFQRASCAAMFAIELAVPFLIFGRRRLRIAAFGSIVGLQALIAVTGNYAFFNLLTASLALLLLDDAAWPSLLRGRLERLPRGGPTARRWRPLAWASVLLAIVIVPASLVEMSGRFRMSLPWTAPIQSLDRALGPFRVVNAYGLFAAMTTERPEIVVEGSNDGSTWLPYAFRWKPGDPARPPRFVAPHQPRLDWQMWFAALGDYRASPWLQGLLERLLEGSPEVLDLLAANPFPAAPPRQVRAILYDYRPADWETHRRTGDWWIRSERGLYCPVRARRDPARERQAGW from the coding sequence ATGGCGCAGGACGGTCCGACGCACGCGTTTCGCGTGGCGACACCTCCCGGATCGAAGCCGCTCCTCGTGTTCGACGGCGATTGCGGCTTCTGCCGCCGGTGGATCGGACGATGGCGCGGCGCGACGGGCGACCGGGTGGACTACGCCCCCTACCAGGAGGCCGCCTCCCGGTTTCCCGAGATCCCGAGGACGTCCTTCGAGCACGCGGTCCACCTCATCGACACCGACGGCGGCGTCACCTCGGGTGCCGAAGCCGTGTTCGGCGCGCTCGCCCGCGTGCCGGGACGCGGCGGGGCCCTCTGGGCGTACCGGCGCGTACCGGGGTTCCGCGGGGTCTCGGAGCGGCTGTATCGGGGGGTGGCGGCGCACCGTCCGCTGCTCTCGCGCCTCACGCTGCTGCTCGTCGGCTCGGGGCGGGAGCCCTCGCGCTACGCGATCTCCCGCGACCTGTTCCTCCGGCTCCTCGGCGTGTCGTACCTGTGCGCGTTCGTCTCCCTCGGCACCCAGATCCGCGGCCTCGTCGGCTCGGAGGGGATCCTGCCGGCCGCGCCGTTCCTCGACGCGGTGAGCCGCCACTACGGGGCGGAGCGGTTTTGGCTCCTGCCGACCTTCTGCTGGGTCGACGCGAGCGATGCGTTCCTGTGTTTCCTCTGCTGGGGAGGCGCGGCGGTCTCGGTCCTCGTGATCGCGGGGGTGCTGACCGCGCCGGCGCTGTTCCTCGCGTGGGCGGGCTACCTCTCGCTCGTGGTGGCCTGCCGGGTGTTCCTGAACTTCCAGTGGGACGCGCTGCTCCTCGAGGCCGGATTCCTGGCGATCTTCCTGGCGCCGTGGAGGTCCTGGCACCGGTTCCCGTGCCCCGATCCCCCTCCCCGCGTGCCGCTGGCGCTGCTCCGATGGCTGCTGTTCCGGCTCCTGTTCTCCTCGGGCGTCGTCAAGCTCTCGAGCGGGGATCCGACGTGGCGGAGCCTCGCGGCGCTCGACTACCACTACTGGACCCAGCCCCTTCCGACCTGGGTGGGCTGGTACGCCCACCTCCTGCCCGGGTGGTTCCAGCGCGCGTCCTGCGCGGCCATGTTCGCGATCGAGCTGGCGGTGCCGTTCCTGATCTTCGGGCGTCGGCGCCTGCGCATCGCGGCGTTCGGGTCCATCGTGGGACTGCAGGCGCTGATCGCGGTCACCGGGAACTATGCCTTCTTCAACCTGCTCACCGCCTCGCTCGCGCTCCTCCTGCTCGACGACGCGGCCTGGCCGTCGCTCCTCCGCGGGAGGCTCGAGCGCCTGCCGCGGGGCGGCCCGACCGCGCGTCGGTGGCGGCCGCTCGCGTGGGCGTCGGTGCTGCTCGCGATCGTCATCGTCCCCGCGAGCCTCGTCGAGATGTCCGGACGCTTTCGGATGAGTCTCCCGTGGACCGCGCCCATCCAGTCGCTCGACCGCGCGCTCGGGCCATTTCGCGTGGTCAACGCGTACGGTCTGTTCGCCGCGATGACCACGGAGCGGCCGGAGATCGTCGTGGAGGGGAGCAACGACGGGAGCACGTGGCTCCCGTACGCGTTCCGGTGGAAGCCGGGGGACCCCGCGCGTCCGCCGCGGTTCGTCGCGCCGCACCAGCCGAGGCTCGACTGGCAGATGTGGTTCGCGGCGCTGGGCGACTACCGCGCGAGCCCCTGGCTGCAGGGGCTCCTGGAGCGGCTGCTCGAGGGGTCTCCCGAGGTGCTCGACCTGCTCGCCGCGAACCCCTTCCCCGCGGCGCCGCCCCGCCAGGTGCGGGCGATCCTCTACGACTATCGTCCCGCCGACTGGGAGACCCACCGCCGGACCGGCGACTGGTGGATCCGCTCGGAGAGGGGGCTCTACTGCCCCGTGCGGGCCCGCCGGGACCCGGCTCGGGAACGCCAGGCCGGGTGGTGA
- a CDS encoding YaiO family outer membrane beta-barrel protein: MSVFKRILAGAWLAAALLASGRLSAATVAEQARELATHGQRDAAIRLLRDQLAQAPNDTDARTMLGIVLSWEGRYDEARKELETVLDQNPTHADALPAAIRVEIWSGNPYRAERLARRGLEKKPDDPTLLVCRARALDAVGRQEEAESELRRALALDPGNAEARDLSGRIREALVRWQVGLYHTYDHFTPDLAPWNESQLYLKRRTIYGPLIGRWSHAWRFDSQDDQMEIEAYPSIRSGTYAWLDAGYSPSADLYPRYRFGGDIYQSLPAGLEASLGYRRLNFTNTSANIYVGSLGKYYASWLVTGRVFVTPGVAGASRSYSLGARNYFGNGLGYYGFRFGWGRSPEIRSAVELETLRSRTIAGELILPLPRRFEFDLRAGWSHEDRIDLSVPDHVSGVRHLSIGAGLYYSF, translated from the coding sequence ATGAGCGTGTTCAAGCGGATCCTTGCGGGCGCGTGGCTCGCCGCGGCGCTCCTCGCGTCGGGGCGCCTCTCCGCGGCCACGGTGGCCGAGCAGGCCCGCGAGCTTGCGACCCACGGCCAGCGCGACGCGGCGATCCGATTGCTGCGCGACCAGCTGGCCCAGGCGCCGAACGATACCGACGCCCGGACGATGCTGGGGATCGTCCTCTCCTGGGAGGGCCGGTACGACGAGGCGAGGAAGGAGCTCGAGACCGTCCTCGACCAGAATCCCACGCACGCCGACGCCCTGCCGGCAGCCATCCGTGTGGAGATCTGGTCGGGCAACCCGTACCGGGCCGAGCGCCTGGCGCGGAGGGGTCTCGAGAAGAAGCCCGACGACCCCACCCTGCTGGTGTGCCGCGCCCGCGCGCTCGACGCCGTGGGGCGGCAGGAGGAAGCGGAAAGCGAGCTGCGGCGCGCGCTCGCCCTGGATCCGGGCAACGCGGAGGCAAGGGATCTCTCCGGGAGGATCCGTGAGGCTCTGGTCCGCTGGCAGGTCGGCCTCTACCACACCTACGATCACTTCACTCCGGACCTGGCGCCTTGGAACGAGAGCCAGCTCTACCTCAAGCGGCGGACCATCTACGGCCCCCTGATCGGCCGCTGGTCCCATGCGTGGCGGTTCGATTCACAGGACGACCAGATGGAGATCGAGGCCTATCCCTCGATCAGGAGCGGCACCTACGCTTGGCTCGACGCCGGCTACTCGCCGAGCGCGGACCTTTACCCGAGGTACCGGTTCGGCGGGGACATCTACCAGAGCCTGCCCGCGGGGCTGGAGGCCTCCCTGGGCTACCGGCGTCTCAACTTCACCAACACCAGCGCCAACATCTACGTGGGCTCCCTGGGGAAGTACTACGCCTCGTGGCTCGTCACCGGCCGCGTCTTCGTCACGCCGGGGGTCGCGGGAGCGTCGCGGTCGTATTCGCTGGGAGCGAGGAACTACTTCGGCAACGGACTCGGCTACTACGGCTTCCGCTTCGGCTGGGGTCGCTCTCCCGAGATCCGCAGCGCGGTCGAGCTCGAAACCCTCCGGTCGCGGACGATCGCGGGCGAGCTGATCCTGCCGCTTCCGCGGCGGTTCGAGTTCGACCTGCGGGCCGGCTGGAGCCACGAGGACCGGATCGACCTCAGCGTTCCTGACCACGTCAGCGGAGTCCGCCATCTCTCGATCGGCGCCGGTCTTTACTACTCCTTCTGA
- a CDS encoding tetratricopeptide repeat protein: MLDSPAYKIVLASAVLALFYWSLFTGTAPAAAPAAPATGLAAEATRSLAESAKVRVRNGDYEKALDPARKLHEAYPANHIYIDQLATVYHHLGRPKEEAALWEEYLVKAPVPDEACPALGLAYRAQGLEEKARDALARCLDLDPSNPDSILYLALSYERSGRGDKARELYERGLALAPGYSDMSLGLARIDLRAGRVDAAKEAALRVLKRSPDNVDALLVAGLASLRDGATDEARVHLERGVRLSPEYADLILALAETSVRQGRVEEARREYARVLELQPGNAEARAELAGRLP; encoded by the coding sequence GTGCTCGACTCTCCCGCTTACAAGATCGTCTTAGCGTCGGCCGTCCTCGCCCTCTTCTACTGGAGCCTCTTCACGGGCACGGCCCCCGCCGCGGCGCCGGCCGCTCCGGCCACCGGTCTCGCCGCCGAGGCGACACGGAGCCTGGCGGAGTCGGCCAAGGTGCGGGTCCGGAACGGCGACTACGAGAAGGCGCTCGATCCCGCCCGGAAGCTCCACGAGGCCTACCCCGCCAACCACATCTACATCGACCAGCTCGCGACGGTGTACCACCACCTGGGACGCCCGAAGGAGGAAGCCGCCCTTTGGGAGGAGTACCTCGTGAAGGCGCCCGTCCCCGACGAGGCCTGCCCGGCGCTCGGCCTCGCGTACCGGGCGCAGGGCCTCGAGGAGAAGGCGCGCGACGCCTTGGCTCGCTGCCTCGACCTCGATCCGAGCAACCCGGATTCCATCCTCTACCTCGCGCTCTCCTACGAGCGATCGGGGCGCGGCGACAAGGCCCGTGAGCTTTACGAGCGGGGGCTCGCGCTCGCGCCGGGCTATTCGGACATGAGCCTGGGCCTGGCGCGCATCGACCTCAGGGCGGGTCGAGTCGACGCGGCGAAGGAAGCCGCGCTCCGAGTCCTGAAGCGGTCACCCGACAACGTCGATGCTCTGCTCGTCGCCGGGCTCGCCAGCCTCCGCGACGGTGCGACGGACGAAGCCCGCGTTCACCTCGAGCGCGGCGTCCGCCTGTCCCCGGAATACGCGGATCTGATCCTCGCGCTGGCGGAGACGTCCGTGCGGCAGGGGAGGGTGGAGGAAGCCCGCCGCGAGTACGCGCGGGTCCTTGAGCTGCAGCCGGGGAACGCCGAGGCGCGCGCGGAGCTCGCCGGGCGGCTGCCGTGA
- a CDS encoding sulfatase-like hydrolase/transferase, whose product MSRAALVLARLAFGAFWLLTAAYCVMAYVPFTYVQVIQSDVVPSLNTFARLHPYLFWAALAAAGLTMREDVRRPATRVAAVGFLAASAIAGVTILFHPLLASLTNDASSLGWAFVALVPPVWLAALDVLGHGTRIAWGRASDGEDRRLFHASLWSGLFLACLYGAIFELRFGADPAAIGLSAPECRAALLLSLASHVMLMLAAFTALVLMRSIAAVFASSALVELAFFLLFAVLLLASVLRSIVLSAISLRGVSATAVATAVAVATVAAEAGVACRIFAARGGAAGSGLEVLVSALAPRRGTPRFAFGLWVAALAVGGFALAASTAAMDWNYLLQKVGALLVWLLVFAAFYTVAPAAPTRRWATLGFLAAAVLSLGAYKGLEAGRGRVAAWLGGGPGTDLSASLARYAGHDPSFKVAHDLLSRPRSAARDDAEFYRFLQAHTNIPRSVHIEPRDVSFVPSIVPSPSPKPDIFVFVIDSLRRDYLSAYNPAVGFTPAIGEFARESVVFTNAFTRYGGTGLSEPSIWVGGMIPHQQYVTPFYPMNALEKLLEAEGYRSFVALDTVLRAVVKPSRDIVELDRGVLTHALRLGHSVADLEARLRGGEAGGRPVFAYAQPQDLHVSTIAREGPSVPPGESYPGFHAPYAWRVRRVDAAFGGFLRTLRDLGLYENSIIVLTSDHGDSLGEEGRWGHAYTIFPEILRIPLIVHLPTALRSGVAVDPGGLSFLTDITPSLYALLGHPPQTRSGILGRSLFASRREDLPSKDRALGSFLVASSYGPVFGVLRANGRSLYIADSVNYADDLFDLATYPGGTPPALTDAERAECRGLIRDAVDSIDAFYEIPRAP is encoded by the coding sequence GTGAGCCGCGCCGCGCTCGTCTTGGCCCGCCTGGCGTTCGGGGCCTTCTGGCTGCTCACGGCCGCGTACTGCGTGATGGCTTACGTCCCGTTCACCTACGTGCAGGTGATCCAGTCCGACGTCGTGCCATCGCTCAACACGTTCGCGAGGCTCCACCCGTACCTGTTCTGGGCAGCCCTCGCGGCGGCGGGGCTCACGATGCGCGAAGACGTCCGACGGCCCGCGACCCGCGTCGCGGCGGTCGGATTCCTCGCCGCTTCGGCGATCGCCGGCGTGACGATCCTGTTCCACCCGCTCCTGGCCTCGCTGACGAACGACGCCTCGAGCCTCGGGTGGGCGTTCGTCGCGCTGGTTCCGCCGGTCTGGCTGGCCGCGCTCGACGTGCTGGGCCACGGGACGCGAATCGCCTGGGGGCGCGCGTCGGACGGCGAGGATCGGCGCCTGTTCCACGCCTCCTTGTGGTCCGGCCTCTTCCTCGCGTGCCTCTACGGAGCCATCTTCGAGCTCCGCTTCGGGGCGGACCCCGCGGCCATCGGGCTCAGCGCTCCGGAGTGCCGCGCAGCGCTTCTCCTGAGCCTCGCTTCCCACGTCATGCTGATGCTCGCGGCGTTCACCGCGCTGGTCCTAATGCGCTCGATCGCCGCCGTCTTCGCCTCCTCCGCGCTCGTAGAGCTGGCATTCTTCCTTCTCTTCGCGGTCCTCCTCCTGGCGTCCGTGCTGCGGAGCATCGTCCTCTCCGCGATCTCCCTGCGTGGGGTCTCCGCGACCGCGGTCGCGACCGCGGTGGCCGTCGCGACCGTCGCGGCCGAAGCCGGCGTCGCGTGCCGGATCTTCGCGGCGCGAGGGGGCGCCGCCGGGAGCGGACTCGAGGTGCTCGTCTCCGCCCTGGCGCCGCGGCGCGGGACTCCGCGATTCGCCTTCGGGCTCTGGGTCGCGGCCCTGGCCGTCGGCGGGTTCGCGCTCGCCGCCTCAACCGCCGCGATGGACTGGAACTACCTGCTGCAGAAGGTGGGCGCGCTGCTCGTCTGGTTGCTCGTCTTCGCAGCGTTCTACACGGTCGCGCCCGCGGCCCCGACGAGGCGGTGGGCGACCCTCGGCTTCCTGGCGGCCGCGGTGCTCTCGCTCGGCGCCTACAAGGGTCTCGAAGCCGGGCGCGGGCGGGTGGCGGCCTGGCTCGGCGGCGGCCCGGGCACGGACCTGTCCGCGTCCCTCGCTCGATACGCCGGCCACGACCCCTCGTTCAAGGTGGCGCACGACCTGCTGTCGCGGCCTCGGAGCGCGGCGCGGGACGACGCGGAATTCTACCGGTTCCTGCAGGCGCACACCAACATCCCGCGGAGCGTCCACATCGAGCCGAGGGACGTGAGCTTCGTTCCCTCCATCGTGCCGTCGCCTTCACCGAAGCCGGATATCTTCGTCTTCGTGATCGACTCGCTCCGGCGAGACTACCTGTCCGCCTACAACCCCGCCGTCGGGTTCACCCCCGCGATCGGGGAGTTCGCGCGGGAGAGCGTCGTCTTCACCAACGCGTTCACCCGGTACGGCGGCACGGGGCTCTCGGAGCCTTCGATCTGGGTCGGCGGAATGATCCCGCACCAGCAGTACGTGACTCCCTTCTATCCCATGAACGCGCTGGAGAAGCTGCTCGAAGCGGAGGGCTACCGCAGCTTCGTCGCGTTGGACACGGTCCTGAGGGCCGTGGTGAAGCCCTCCCGCGACATCGTCGAGCTCGACCGGGGGGTCCTGACCCATGCGCTGAGGCTCGGCCATTCCGTCGCGGACCTCGAGGCCCGTCTGCGCGGGGGAGAGGCCGGCGGACGGCCTGTCTTCGCGTACGCCCAGCCGCAGGACCTCCACGTTTCCACGATCGCGCGGGAGGGCCCGTCCGTGCCGCCGGGTGAGTCCTACCCCGGATTCCACGCGCCCTATGCCTGGCGGGTCCGGAGGGTCGACGCGGCGTTCGGGGGGTTCCTGCGGACGCTGCGCGACCTCGGCCTGTACGAGAACAGCATCATCGTCCTGACGTCCGATCACGGAGACTCGCTGGGCGAGGAGGGTCGGTGGGGGCATGCGTATACGATCTTCCCCGAGATCCTCCGGATCCCGCTGATCGTCCACCTGCCCACGGCGCTTCGCTCCGGGGTCGCCGTCGACCCCGGAGGCCTCTCCTTCCTGACCGACATCACCCCGAGCCTCTACGCGCTCCTCGGCCACCCTCCGCAGACCCGGAGCGGAATCCTCGGGCGATCGCTGTTCGCGTCGAGGCGCGAGGATCTGCCTTCGAAGGACCGGGCCCTCGGCAGCTTCTTGGTGGCGTCCAGCTACGGGCCCGTCTTCGGCGTTCTTCGCGCGAACGGCCGAAGCCTCTACATCGCCGATTCGGTGAACTACGCCGACGACCTCTTCGACCTCGCCACCTATCCCGGCGGGACGCCCCCCGCGCTCACGGACGCTGAGCGCGCCGAGTGCCGCGGCCTCATCCGCGACGCGGTCGATTCCATCGACGCGTTCTACGAGATTCCCCGAGCTCCGTAG
- a CDS encoding glycosyltransferase, with translation MGWLTWCVVAFNVFVLVYFLILNSIYLGLFLLSLAEVMRFVRRTFFSDYRQIMQSEMTWPISILVAAHNEEKTIVETVRSLMMVNYGEFEIVVINDGSTDETLKRLVQAFELRRMDRVYRRSIPTEPVHGVFGSLAHANLTVVDKEKGGKSDALNAGINLSRFPLFCSIDADSIIEDNALLRVVKPFMERPAETVAAGGIVRIVNGCEVRDGRVVRIELPDRPLAIFQVVEYLRAFLTGRVGWSVLRSLLIISGAFGIYKKDEVVEIGGYSRYTDTEDLELVVRLHEHMRRKKRKYRVVFVPDPVCWTEVPERIRVLNRQRNRWHRGLVRTLWTHKRMLFNPRYGAIGLFAFPYFFLFEMLGPFVEVLGYAAVLLSYLLGILNLEFFLLFLGVAVLYGIFLSIAAILLEEISFRRYPGWLDLTKLVVFGILENFGYRQMNAVFKVKAFWDVVRRRRAWGRMDRAGFRSGQARQAAPQPGRAR, from the coding sequence ATGGGCTGGCTGACCTGGTGCGTCGTCGCCTTCAACGTCTTCGTCCTCGTCTACTTCCTGATCCTGAACAGCATCTACCTCGGCCTCTTCTTGCTGTCGCTCGCCGAGGTCATGCGGTTCGTCCGCCGAACGTTCTTCTCGGACTACCGGCAGATCATGCAGTCCGAGATGACCTGGCCGATCTCGATCCTGGTCGCGGCCCACAACGAGGAGAAGACCATCGTCGAGACGGTCCGCTCGCTGATGATGGTCAACTACGGCGAGTTCGAGATCGTCGTGATCAACGACGGGTCCACCGACGAGACCCTGAAGCGCCTCGTGCAGGCGTTCGAGCTGCGACGGATGGACCGGGTCTACCGCAGGTCGATCCCCACCGAGCCGGTGCACGGGGTGTTCGGCTCCCTCGCCCACGCGAACCTCACCGTCGTGGACAAGGAGAAGGGCGGGAAGTCCGACGCCCTGAACGCGGGGATCAACCTGTCCCGCTTCCCGCTGTTCTGCTCCATCGACGCGGACTCGATCATCGAGGACAACGCCCTGCTCCGGGTGGTGAAGCCGTTCATGGAGCGCCCGGCCGAGACCGTGGCGGCCGGAGGGATCGTCAGGATCGTCAACGGGTGCGAGGTCCGCGACGGGCGCGTGGTCCGCATCGAGCTGCCGGACCGGCCGCTCGCGATCTTCCAGGTGGTCGAGTACCTCCGGGCGTTCCTCACGGGCCGCGTCGGGTGGAGCGTGCTGCGCTCGCTCCTGATCATCTCCGGAGCCTTCGGTATCTACAAGAAGGACGAGGTCGTCGAGATCGGCGGCTACTCCAGGTACACCGACACCGAGGACCTCGAGCTGGTGGTCCGCCTCCACGAGCACATGCGGCGCAAGAAGCGGAAATACCGGGTGGTGTTCGTGCCGGACCCGGTCTGCTGGACCGAGGTCCCCGAGAGGATCCGGGTCCTGAACCGGCAACGGAACCGCTGGCACCGCGGCCTCGTCCGGACCCTGTGGACGCACAAGCGGATGCTGTTCAACCCGCGCTACGGCGCCATCGGGTTGTTCGCCTTCCCGTATTTCTTCCTCTTCGAGATGCTCGGGCCGTTCGTCGAGGTCCTCGGCTACGCCGCGGTGCTGCTCTCGTACCTCCTCGGCATCCTCAACCTGGAGTTCTTCCTGCTGTTCCTGGGCGTCGCGGTCCTCTACGGGATCTTCCTCTCCATCGCGGCGATTCTGCTCGAGGAGATCTCCTTCCGACGGTACCCGGGCTGGCTCGACCTGACGAAGCTGGTGGTGTTCGGCATCCTCGAGAACTTCGGGTACCGCCAGATGAACGCGGTGTTCAAGGTCAAGGCGTTCTGGGACGTCGTCCGGCGCCGCCGCGCCTGGGGCCGAATGGACCGCGCGGGATTCAGGTCCGGGCAGGCGCGGCAAGCGGCCCCGCAGCCTGGCCGGGCGAGATGA